The Methanobacterium sp. BAmetb5 genome includes a region encoding these proteins:
- the guaA gene encoding glutamine-hydrolyzing GMP synthase, protein MLDPSSFIKESIEEIKKTIKDEKAIIALSGGVDSSVASVLVSKAIGENLTAVFVDHGLLREGEADYVQNTFHDRLNLKYIDASEEFLGKLQGVKDPEEKRKIIGEVFIRVFEREAEKVGAKFLVQGTIAPDWIESEGNIKSHHNVALPHGMVLELVEPIRELYKDEVRIVGAEIGLPTEMVNRQPYPGPGLAVRVAGELTKDKIRICRQANAIVEEEVQKEGLDKTLWQYFAVLTNTKVTGVKGDIRDYGYLVVLRMVESLDAMTADVPELPWNMVKTISRRITAEISEVTHVSLSVSDKPPSTIELA, encoded by the coding sequence ATGTTAGATCCGTCTTCTTTCATTAAAGAATCTATAGAGGAAATTAAAAAAACTATCAAAGATGAAAAGGCAATAATCGCCCTTTCCGGTGGTGTGGACAGCTCAGTAGCATCTGTTCTGGTTTCAAAGGCCATTGGAGAGAATTTAACCGCCGTTTTTGTAGATCATGGATTATTACGGGAAGGTGAAGCAGATTACGTTCAAAATACTTTTCATGACCGGTTAAACCTCAAATATATCGATGCCAGTGAAGAATTTTTGGGTAAACTCCAGGGAGTGAAGGATCCTGAAGAAAAGAGGAAGATCATTGGGGAAGTTTTCATCCGGGTCTTTGAAAGGGAAGCAGAGAAGGTGGGTGCCAAGTTCCTGGTACAGGGAACCATAGCCCCAGACTGGATCGAGAGTGAGGGAAATATCAAGTCCCATCACAATGTTGCCCTGCCCCACGGAATGGTACTGGAACTTGTGGAACCAATAAGAGAACTCTACAAAGATGAAGTGAGGATTGTGGGGGCGGAAATAGGTTTACCCACCGAAATGGTTAACCGACAACCCTACCCTGGTCCGGGACTGGCCGTGCGTGTCGCCGGGGAATTAACTAAGGACAAAATCAGGATATGCCGCCAGGCCAATGCCATAGTAGAAGAAGAAGTACAGAAAGAAGGCCTGGATAAGACCCTGTGGCAGTATTTTGCAGTTTTAACCAACACTAAAGTTACCGGGGTTAAGGGAGATATCCGGGATTACGGATACCTGGTAGTTTTGCGAATGGTTGAATCTCTGGATGCCATGACTGCAGATGTTCCGGAACTTCCCTGGAATATGGTGAAAACAATCTCACGGAGGATCACAGCCGAAATCTCAGAAGTAACCCACGTATCCCTTTCAGTGAGTGATAAACCTCCAAGCACCATTGAATTAGCTTAA
- a CDS encoding GTP-binding protein — protein METKKILVLGDSDAGKRTALKHICNNLVETEAASYGKSIINHKKLQIFSPSSAGRFRFMKDILSKNMDGAIIIIDNTQGVTSSCEEMIDFVEDKGVPYLIFANKQDLNNSPLYINYPDIYILPTEAISGKGVLEGLNRLLKLMESEPVKIPTISY, from the coding sequence ATGGAAACCAAAAAAATTTTAGTGTTAGGAGACTCAGATGCGGGTAAAAGGACCGCCCTGAAACATATCTGCAATAATCTGGTAGAAACTGAGGCTGCAAGTTATGGAAAAAGTATTATAAACCATAAAAAGCTCCAAATATTCAGTCCATCCAGTGCAGGGAGATTCCGTTTCATGAAAGACATCTTATCTAAAAATATGGACGGAGCTATTATAATTATTGACAATACCCAGGGAGTTACCTCCAGCTGTGAAGAGATGATAGATTTTGTGGAAGATAAGGGTGTTCCTTATCTCATATTTGCCAACAAACAAGATTTAAACAACAGTCCCCTGTACATCAATTATCCTGACATTTATATACTGCCCACTGAGGCAATATCCGGTAAAGGGGTTTTAGAGGGTTTAAACAGGTTGTTAAAGCTGATGGAAAGTGAACCAGTTAAGATCCCTACCATTAGCTACTGA
- a CDS encoding P-II family nitrogen regulator produces MENESAINGRKIVILSNYNSNKAHSGNLMEYFKDITFQDSDIDLSLFNYRRLLIDGGKNYLFNPPDYPEFMSLKQVLSRDVDGVILFIETSIGIFETDLEIIDLIAGEDIPHVLFANRDDFSKFEMDTHVEGVLIIPTIAPDGIGINDGLKMLLKLIDNHEKEYDPSENNQTPKNNQTPENNDTPETPPTPETEFCKLRFFFHPVELDNVKESLAKFGFSNLTLIDIKYQKYQEEKTETYRGSSYELQLPPKIEIMMITKKEEIEYVIKALESVKTEDISEKLFISPVEDIIRIRTTEKGENAID; encoded by the coding sequence TTGGAAAATGAATCCGCAATAAATGGGAGAAAAATTGTTATTTTGAGTAATTACAATTCTAACAAAGCACATTCTGGAAATTTGATGGAATATTTCAAGGATATAACTTTTCAGGATAGTGACATTGATTTATCCCTTTTTAATTATAGGAGACTCCTGATTGATGGTGGAAAAAATTATCTGTTCAACCCCCCAGACTATCCAGAATTCATGTCCCTAAAACAAGTTTTATCTAGAGATGTGGACGGAGTTATCCTTTTCATAGAAACCAGCATTGGTATTTTTGAAACAGATCTGGAAATAATTGACTTAATTGCAGGGGAAGACATACCTCACGTTTTATTCGCCAACCGGGATGATTTTAGCAAATTTGAAATGGACACCCACGTGGAAGGTGTTTTGATTATTCCCACCATTGCCCCGGATGGAATCGGGATAAATGACGGCCTTAAAATGTTGTTGAAATTAATTGACAATCATGAAAAGGAATACGATCCAAGCGAAAACAACCAAACACCAAAAAACAACCAAACACCAGAAAATAACGATACACCAGAAACCCCACCCACACCGGAAACAGAATTCTGCAAATTAAGATTCTTTTTTCATCCCGTTGAACTGGACAATGTTAAAGAGTCCCTGGCAAAATTCGGATTCTCTAACCTGACCCTCATCGATATCAAGTATCAAAAATACCAGGAAGAAAAGACTGAAACTTACCGGGGCAGTAGTTATGAGCTCCAGTTACCTCCCAAAATAGAGATAATGATGATTACGAAAAAAGAGGAAATTGAATATGTGATTAAGGCCCTTGAATCCGTTAAAACAGAGGACATAAGTGAAAAATTATTCATATCACCGGTAGAGGATATCATAAGGATCAGGACAACTGAAAAAGGAGAAAATGCAATTGACTAA
- a CDS encoding histidine kinase dimerization/phosphoacceptor domain -containing protein, whose amino-acid sequence MNDEEKSEKQLVTEIKKHRKLYSELEGHMADFNLMKPENKPFQDALKFLSPLLVELLSLTTVEDIYDFVREKLQELVKDAYIIISTYDEQSESLKVLDMIGITPRMLELATTLIGVKTKDFNLPQDTLDEKSKNFMSSGKLKQLDEGLYYISGGRLSREKYKLIEEAFGVDKTYVMGFSFKGQLFGSVIIVTKKGGKPLNISTVETILNIFSAVLQNKIAEKEVKKREKLLSLVTDNMLNVVGQIDAGGTFQYISPSIKTVLGYEPREILGESVFKLINLTHPQDQIKVSSTFMESTVSYLPGGVQHRFKHADGHYLWVESLGNPLFDERGQYQGVVFSMTNIDSVKVAEENLRTSLQEKELLLRELHHRVKNNMQIISSLLSLQSQHIKDDRDLKIFESSQNRVKTMALIHEEIYSSQNFTHINLHDYLRNITKELLTFHIGDPRRVKLTFNVEDVKMEMETAIPLGLLVNEIVANSVVHAFPNNRKGEIKVALQREGDEFTLRISDDGVGIPDNVEFEKAETLGFQLIKNLAKQLDGQLELQKDNGTIFTLKFKELDYKKRF is encoded by the coding sequence ATGAATGATGAAGAAAAATCTGAAAAACAATTGGTTACTGAAATAAAAAAACATAGAAAACTTTATTCTGAATTAGAAGGCCATATGGCTGATTTTAATTTGATGAAACCTGAAAATAAACCCTTTCAGGATGCATTGAAATTTTTATCCCCCCTGTTAGTGGAACTGCTGAGCCTGACCACCGTGGAGGATATTTATGATTTTGTCCGGGAAAAACTTCAGGAACTGGTAAAAGATGCATACATTATTATTTCTACTTACGATGAACAATCTGAAAGTTTAAAAGTCCTGGATATGATCGGAATCACCCCTAGAATGTTAGAACTGGCCACAACATTAATCGGAGTCAAAACAAAGGATTTTAACCTTCCCCAAGATACTCTGGATGAAAAATCCAAAAATTTCATGTCCAGCGGTAAATTAAAGCAGTTAGATGAGGGTCTTTACTACATCAGTGGGGGAAGACTATCTCGTGAAAAATACAAACTGATTGAAGAGGCCTTTGGTGTTGATAAAACTTATGTGATGGGATTTTCATTTAAAGGGCAGCTTTTTGGTAGTGTGATTATAGTTACCAAAAAAGGGGGTAAACCCCTGAACATCAGCACGGTGGAAACCATACTTAACATATTTTCCGCGGTTTTACAGAATAAAATTGCCGAAAAAGAAGTTAAAAAAAGGGAAAAACTGTTAAGTCTGGTCACCGACAATATGCTGAACGTAGTAGGGCAAATTGACGCTGGAGGAACTTTCCAGTATATCAGCCCTTCCATAAAAACTGTTCTGGGTTATGAACCCCGGGAAATCCTGGGTGAAAGTGTATTTAAACTCATCAACTTAACCCATCCCCAGGATCAAATCAAGGTCAGTTCCACCTTCATGGAATCCACGGTCTCTTATCTACCGGGAGGAGTTCAGCACCGATTCAAACATGCCGATGGACATTATTTGTGGGTTGAATCCTTAGGAAACCCTTTATTTGATGAAAGAGGCCAGTATCAAGGAGTGGTGTTCAGTATGACCAATATAGACTCGGTGAAGGTTGCTGAAGAGAATTTGAGAACATCACTACAAGAGAAAGAACTTCTTCTGCGTGAACTGCACCACCGGGTTAAAAATAACATGCAAATCATATCCAGCCTTCTTAGCCTGCAGAGTCAACATATTAAAGATGATAGGGACCTTAAAATTTTTGAAAGCAGTCAAAACCGGGTTAAAACCATGGCCCTAATTCATGAAGAGATTTACAGTTCCCAGAATTTTACACACATCAATCTGCACGATTATCTCCGCAACATTACCAAGGAACTATTAACCTTCCACATAGGAGATCCCCGCAGGGTGAAACTTACGTTTAATGTGGAGGATGTTAAAATGGAAATGGAAACTGCCATCCCATTGGGGCTTCTGGTTAACGAAATTGTGGCTAATTCAGTTGTCCATGCCTTCCCTAACAACCGGAAAGGAGAGATAAAAGTCGCACTACAACGGGAAGGTGATGAGTTCACCCTACGAATAAGTGACGATGGTGTGGGAATCCCGGATAATGTTGAATTTGAAAAGGCAGAAACTCTAGGATTTCAACTCATAAAAAACTTGGCCAAACAATTAGATGGCCAGTTGGAGTTACAAAAGGATAATGGAACCATTTTCACCCTTAAGTTCAAGGAATTGGATTATAAAAAAAGGTTTTAA
- a CDS encoding bifunctional 2-polyprenyl-6-hydroxyphenol methylase/3-demethylubiquinol 3-O-methyltransferase UbiG gives MDSHQERYWDGVAEEKEFPTPFLLKEFKRHTPFERSILDVGCGYGRTLEKLHKNGFNNLTGVDFSGKMIKRGLKLHPYLNLLKNEGDDLPFSDKSFDAALLIGVLTSNIHSQKQENIISEITRVLKDKGILYISDFLLNHDERNLQRYRKYENKYGIYGIFELPEGAVLRHHTLEHILKLTENYNNLYREKTVFKTMNGHESNGFYYIGQKNP, from the coding sequence ATGGATTCTCATCAGGAAAGATACTGGGATGGTGTTGCCGAGGAGAAAGAATTTCCCACCCCCTTTTTATTGAAGGAGTTTAAAAGGCACACTCCCTTTGAAAGGAGTATATTGGATGTGGGCTGTGGTTACGGTAGAACTTTAGAAAAACTCCATAAAAATGGTTTTAATAATTTAACTGGAGTGGATTTCTCGGGAAAAATGATAAAAAGAGGTTTAAAGTTGCACCCCTACCTGAACCTCCTTAAGAATGAGGGGGATGACCTGCCCTTTTCCGATAAATCTTTTGATGCTGCACTCCTCATTGGAGTCTTGACCAGTAACATCCACAGCCAGAAACAGGAAAACATAATTTCAGAGATTACCCGAGTTTTAAAGGATAAAGGTATACTGTACATCAGTGATTTTCTCTTGAACCATGACGAGAGAAACCTGCAGCGTTATAGGAAATATGAAAATAAATATGGAATCTATGGAATTTTTGAACTTCCGGAAGGGGCAGTTTTAAGACACCATACTTTGGAACACATTTTAAAACTAACTGAAAATTATAACAATCTATACCGGGAAAAAACCGTTTTTAAGACCATGAATGGTCATGAATCCAATGGGTTTTATTATATTGGTCAAAAAAATCCTTGA
- a CDS encoding HEAT repeat domain-containing protein, whose amino-acid sequence MNFEEKKRKNRRKRGQISTEDISPYVDLPFKGLVEMLQGTDPQQRTIAAVILGDLGDERGILPLCSALTTEKSLYSRIAISEALSKIGEPSVVYLIELLGGIGKNQEIMLPDHYFRKKSFPLVRDMAGRTMVLIGKPATPYLIDFLESSDEFKVQQAIDVVGAIAAKTGDRRALNALLTHMERETRDYDGSDGVTLWKIIRALSGFTKSKKAVDPLLEILESDYPPPIIWETLRSLGQIRITTPQVRERVGSFINNEQPEVRVAAENALKLLGFAP is encoded by the coding sequence ATGAATTTTGAAGAAAAAAAGAGAAAGAATAGAAGAAAGAGAGGTCAGATATCTACAGAAGACATCTCTCCCTATGTTGATCTTCCTTTTAAAGGGTTAGTTGAAATGTTACAGGGAACTGATCCCCAGCAAAGAACTATTGCTGCGGTTATACTGGGAGATCTTGGGGATGAAAGGGGAATTCTGCCTCTTTGCTCTGCTTTGACCACTGAAAAATCTCTTTATTCCAGAATAGCAATTTCAGAGGCTTTATCTAAAATAGGTGAACCTTCTGTAGTGTATTTAATAGAACTTCTCGGTGGAATTGGTAAAAATCAGGAAATCATGCTCCCTGACCATTATTTTAGGAAAAAAAGTTTTCCATTGGTGAGGGATATGGCGGGAAGAACCATGGTCCTGATAGGAAAACCAGCAACCCCATATTTAATAGATTTTCTGGAAAGTAGTGATGAATTTAAAGTTCAACAGGCCATTGATGTAGTAGGTGCAATTGCCGCCAAAACAGGTGACAGGAGAGCTTTAAATGCATTACTCACCCATATGGAAAGGGAAACACGTGACTATGATGGTAGTGACGGGGTAACTTTGTGGAAGATCATCCGGGCTTTAAGTGGCTTTACAAAAAGTAAGAAAGCAGTTGATCCTCTGCTGGAAATACTGGAAAGTGACTATCCTCCTCCCATTATATGGGAAACCCTGCGAAGTTTAGGTCAGATCAGGATTACCACCCCTCAAGTCAGGGAACGGGTTGGAAGTTTCATAAATAATGAACAACCGGAAGTAAGGGTCGCCGCAGAAAACGCCTTGAAACTATTGGGATTCGCACCATAA
- a CDS encoding Nre family DNA repair protein has protein sequence MMGKKAYLKKLTSKFQIPSVEVGKELEGSTPPSVFIGSWNYPKVYAGPMISPVSGDTAIMDTPEAWIPGSKSQEDIISYRMSLVRGKKLIGITDLDNQMVEKLQEISLASGSIDSEAEFWKKPRGVSFSEYQAPHGPSAILEKFDIDNVRWDRELEKVYYDTDLRARDAIMDLHSKDVPFSHMQKAFSVGTMGVDKRRRLVPTRWSITACDSTIADQLLKEVKHFDPLDVHRVYEFQSLQNYYAVLLLPSPWQYEWMEAFLKVLGQEKLIFSDYENYNGKKEYSRVGGCYYTCKMAVLEALAQEKRQAGVIVLREAYSGYVPLGVFNVRENVRNALAQPYQEFEDMKSALAYIDTRLKLPINSFIKRSDLLQDILRSRQTTLDSYFK, from the coding sequence ATGATGGGTAAGAAAGCTTACCTCAAAAAATTGACCTCAAAATTTCAAATACCCTCCGTGGAGGTGGGTAAAGAATTAGAGGGCAGTACACCCCCTTCAGTATTCATTGGCAGTTGGAATTATCCTAAAGTGTACGCTGGACCCATGATATCCCCAGTATCAGGAGATACCGCCATTATGGACACCCCGGAAGCCTGGATCCCTGGGTCAAAAAGCCAGGAAGATATCATCTCCTACCGTATGAGCCTGGTTCGGGGTAAGAAGCTGATTGGAATCACTGATCTGGACAACCAGATGGTGGAAAAACTCCAGGAGATCTCTCTGGCCTCTGGCTCCATTGATAGTGAAGCAGAGTTCTGGAAAAAGCCAAGAGGAGTTTCTTTCAGCGAATACCAGGCCCCCCATGGACCCAGTGCCATTTTAGAAAAATTTGATATTGATAATGTGCGCTGGGACCGGGAACTGGAAAAGGTGTACTACGATACTGATCTACGGGCTCGAGATGCCATTATGGACCTGCACAGTAAAGATGTGCCCTTCTCCCACATGCAGAAGGCCTTTTCTGTGGGTACCATGGGTGTGGATAAGCGCCGCCGCCTGGTTCCCACCCGCTGGTCCATAACTGCCTGTGATAGCACCATTGCGGACCAGCTGCTTAAAGAAGTGAAACACTTTGACCCGCTGGATGTTCACCGGGTTTACGAGTTCCAGAGCCTTCAGAACTATTATGCTGTACTCCTATTACCTTCACCCTGGCAGTACGAATGGATGGAAGCCTTTTTAAAAGTTTTAGGACAGGAAAAACTTATTTTCTCAGATTATGAGAATTACAATGGTAAAAAAGAATACTCCCGAGTTGGGGGCTGCTACTACACCTGTAAAATGGCAGTATTAGAGGCACTGGCTCAGGAAAAACGCCAAGCAGGCGTAATCGTTCTTAGAGAGGCTTATTCCGGTTACGTGCCTCTGGGGGTGTTCAATGTTCGGGAAAATGTCCGGAATGCCCTGGCCCAACCTTACCAGGAATTCGAAGATATGAAAAGTGCCCTGGCCTATATTGACACCCGTTTAAAGCTTCCTATTAATAGTTTCATTAAAAGAAGCGATCTCCTCCAGGATATTCTCCGTTCCAGACAGACCACCCTGGATTCTTACTTCAAATAA
- a CDS encoding DegT/DnrJ/EryC1/StrS family aminotransferase — protein MELTFRKPAEKTRQAMCDASLEMGNRPQTKEYKDSAEESIEKITGHDHARVLSSGNAAIMAAMANIEGPVMIPDQGGWSGFRKMAEFLGKPVRYLPTSEGVVDEGILEEQLKQKKPDALFITSFAGYMAEQPVKAIFEICEDQDVLLVEDASGSVGDPEGNLANGDHSHVLVASTGSPKVVNVGNGGFISTSDPQKFQNTGFLLKTLQASPVTCAGLREEINQAPLNLVKTIDACKFLKKELKTCLHPDKRGINVTVPVDEPKKIGRTLRQALKVKGGGMISTCPLYDRIKQPAVCLEIKNLDINCLTPENLQEIVATVHRVTGQV, from the coding sequence ATGGAACTTACCTTTAGGAAACCAGCTGAAAAAACCAGGCAGGCTATGTGTGATGCTTCCCTGGAAATGGGAAACAGGCCCCAGACCAAGGAGTACAAGGACTCTGCCGAGGAAAGCATTGAAAAGATCACTGGCCACGACCACGCCCGGGTACTCAGTAGTGGTAATGCCGCTATTATGGCAGCCATGGCTAATATAGAGGGGCCAGTAATGATTCCCGATCAGGGGGGCTGGAGTGGTTTTAGAAAGATGGCTGAATTTTTAGGGAAACCAGTTCGTTATCTTCCCACATCAGAGGGAGTGGTAGATGAGGGGATACTGGAAGAACAGTTGAAACAAAAAAAACCAGATGCTCTTTTCATCACCAGCTTTGCCGGTTACATGGCAGAACAGCCAGTTAAGGCTATTTTTGAAATCTGTGAGGATCAGGATGTGCTCCTGGTGGAGGATGCCTCCGGATCAGTGGGTGACCCCGAGGGGAACTTGGCCAATGGTGATCACTCCCATGTCCTGGTGGCCTCCACTGGATCTCCCAAAGTGGTTAACGTAGGGAATGGAGGATTTATTTCCACCAGTGACCCGCAAAAATTCCAAAATACCGGTTTCCTTTTGAAGACCCTGCAGGCAAGCCCGGTTACCTGTGCTGGCCTCCGGGAAGAAATTAACCAAGCTCCTTTGAATCTGGTTAAAACCATAGATGCCTGCAAATTTCTAAAAAAAGAGCTGAAAACTTGTTTACACCCGGATAAAAGAGGTATCAATGTCACTGTTCCTGTTGATGAACCTAAAAAAATAGGCCGCACCCTGAGGCAGGCCCTAAAAGTGAAAGGAGGAGGCATGATCTCGACTTGTCCCCTTTACGACCGAATAAAACAACCCGCAGTTTGTTTAGAGATTAAAAATCTGGATATAAACTGTTTGACCCCGGAAAATCTGCAGGAGATAGTAGCCACTGTGCATAGAGTAACCGGACAGGTCTGA
- the cgi121 gene encoding KEOPS complex subunit Cgi121, translating into MNDELWSQHHFRGHEIKISGFETEINDMKEIMGFIKDLTDENDCTVQLMLARGIAGEKHALQATVQAIKAFERNENTAKDLGLEICLRASAQRQISKALKILGINKGINDLCVVVVDGGESVQKKLENALGPKQKFLKPDIEVLQELYQISPQEIESAGGMERVMVERSAILNLEL; encoded by the coding sequence ATGAATGATGAATTGTGGAGTCAGCACCATTTCCGGGGCCATGAAATCAAAATATCTGGCTTCGAAACTGAAATAAATGATATGAAGGAAATAATGGGATTTATAAAGGATTTAACTGATGAAAATGACTGTACAGTTCAGTTAATGCTGGCCCGGGGGATAGCTGGTGAAAAACATGCCCTACAGGCAACAGTTCAGGCCATTAAAGCCTTCGAAAGAAATGAAAACACCGCCAAGGATTTAGGCCTGGAAATATGCCTGCGAGCTTCTGCCCAAAGACAGATATCCAAGGCTCTTAAAATTCTGGGGATAAATAAAGGAATAAATGATTTATGTGTGGTGGTGGTGGATGGTGGCGAATCAGTACAAAAAAAGCTGGAGAATGCTTTGGGCCCGAAGCAAAAATTTTTAAAGCCTGATATAGAAGTTCTGCAGGAGTTGTACCAAATTTCTCCCCAGGAAATTGAATCAGCCGGGGGTATGGAGCGGGTCATGGTCGAAAGATCGGCTATTTTGAATTTGGAATTATAA